The stretch of DNA GTCGAACGCCAAGTTGTGCTCGGCGGCGAGGCTTTCGAACAACTCGGGCGGCACGCCGAAGGTCTGGTACAGCTCGGCCGCGACGCCGCCATCGACCGTCGTGCGGTTGCCCTGGCGCATGTCGTCGAAGACGCGCTCGATGCGATTAAGGCCGCCGTCGATCGTGCCGAAGAAGTTCGACTCTTCTTTCTGGATGACGTCGGCGACGCGCTTGGAGGTTTCCAGCAGCTCGGGGTAAACCGACTTGGTCAACTCGGCGACCATCGGCACGAGCTTGTGCAGAAACGGCTCGTGCACGCCGATCTGATGCCCGTCGAGCACCGCGCGGCGGAGCAGCCGTTTAACAACGTATTTCTCTTTGTTCGGGCCGGGGTAGACGTTCTCGTGGACGGCGAAAGTACACGCGCGGACGTGGTCGGCGATGCGTCGGAGGCGGCGGCCGTCTTCGCTAGTAAGCTCATACTTGGCGCCGCACACCTCGGCTGCGGCCTGCACCAGCGGGAAGAGCGAGTCGATGTGGTAGTTCGTCGGCACGCCCTGCAGCACCGCGGCGGTGCGCTCGAGGCCCATGCCGGTGTCGATGTTCTTACTCGGCAGCGGCTGGAGGTTGTTCGGCGGGTCGCCGACGCGGTTGAACTGCGTAAAGACGAGGTTCCAGATCTCCAGCGGCTCGGCGAAGCCACCCTCGGCGAGTGGCGCCGTGTAGTAGATCTCGCTGCACGGGCCGCAGACGCCGTCGGGCCCCTGGCTGGGGGCGCTGGCGGGCCAGAAGTTCTCGTCCTCTTCCTCGAAGCTGATCCGCGACATCGGTAGGCCGATCTCTTCGTTCCAGATCTTCGCGGCCTCTTTGTCGTCCTTGTAGACCGTCACCGAGAGCTGTGCGCTGGGCAGCCCCAGCCAGCGCTTGTCGGTCAGAAACTCCCACGCCCAGTGGATGGCGTCCCGCTTGAAGTAGTCGCCGAAGCTGAAGTTGCCCAGCATCTCGAAGAACGTGTGGTGCCGCGGCGTGCGGCCGACGTTGTCGATGTCGCCCGTGCGGAGGCACTTCTGGCAGGTCGCAGCGCGCGTGTACTCGAGCTTCACTTTGCCAAGGAAGTGGTCCTTGAACTGGTTCATCCCCGCCGGGGTGAACAGCACCGAGGGGTCCCAAGTCGGCACCAGAACGTCGCTGGCGACGCGCGTGTGGCCCTTGGACTCAAAGAACGCTAGGTACTTCTCGCGGAGCTCGTCGGTTTTCATTGGGGAGCAGGCAGTCGGCAGTGGGCAGTGGGCAGAAACGCCGCCAAGCCGGACAGTCTACCGGATCGATCCCCCTTTCCGCGACGGGGACCACCTACGAAGTGAAATCACCAATGACCAAGCCCCAATGACCAATGAGGAGCTTCCGCTCCGCCCGCATTGGTCATTGGGACTTGGTCATTGGGATTTCCGTTACCCCGGCAGCCGGAAAACGCTTTCGGTCTTCACGATCGCGCAGTCGTCAGGGAAGGTGTGCAACGCCCGGACCCGTAACGAGCGGTCACGGGACTGGATATCGACGAAGCTGAGGGCGCCCATCGAGAGGCCGGCTCGGCCGCTGGCTTCGAAGCGGTGCAGGAGGCCATTGCTATCGCCCCCTTCGCCCAAGGGGAGCGCGCCCCCCTGGAGGTTCATCAGGTCGAACTCGTGCTGGTAGGCGTACAACGCCTCCGAAGACGCCGTCTCGAGCGCCAGCGAGGTCTCGTAGACGATGCCGCCCCGGCACTCGACGCGGTCACTCCGCTCGCCTTCCACGCGGTGCGACATCAACCGCCGACGCTGTGGCAGCGGCTGGTGTGACGACGCGCACACCTCGGTCAGCGTCAGGCCACGGTGACGCCAGTGGACGACATGCCCGGCGCTGGTGATGGCGACGATCGCCTCGTAGCCGTCGGCCTCGGGGTCGATTTCGCCACTCACGCCAGCAGGGGCTACCCCGTCGCTGGCGGCGATCGATCGCGGCGGCGGCGCCACCTTGCCGCGTTCCAGCCGCTTCTGCGCAAAGACCTCGAACAGCTCCGGGTGGAGCGCTCGGCCGTAGAGCTGCATCACGAGCTCGGCGATCTTTGGACGGACTGACAGCACGACCCGGGCCTTCGGTAAGTAGCTTTGGAAATGGACGAAGCGTCGCGTTCGACAAGGAACACGACGCCTCTTTCAATACAACGCGGGCCCGCAATCATTGCCGGAGCTAAGCCGACCATTGCGTGATCGTCGGTTGGTCCTCCGTGCCCGCTGCCTCGATTATACCTTCGACGCGAAGAGGTCAAAGAGAGAAACGCGAAGGTCGCAGAAGTCGAAAAATGCGGCTTGACTTTTATGCCGAAGGGAACCCGATCTCCTCAGACGACGAACACTACCGACGAATCAGAAGAGAGAACCACAAAGGAACGAAGGAACAAAGGCTCTGTTTGAGAATCGGTTTGCTTCCGAGCAAGAAAACTTCGTTCCTTTGTTCCTTGGTGGTTCAAAAACTGATCGCGTTGAATCCAGCAATAAGCCTTATCGCTTGTGTCCACGATCCGACTCGCATACCGCTTGCTCCACGACGCCTACGGCCCGCAAGGCTGGTGGCCTGCGGCGACTCGCTCCGGTGTTGCTGACGCGTGGGAGATCGCGGTCGGCGCGGTGCTGGTGCAGCACACTTCGTGGAAGAACGTCGTGCGGGCGATCGCGAATCTTGAATCAGCCGGCGCCATGTCGTTCACGGCGATTGACGCGATCGAACCTGAAGCGCTCGCGCAGATCATCCGCTCCGCCGGCCCGCCGAATGTCAAAGCGAAGCGGCTCAAGGCGTTTGCTAGGTTCCTCGTCGAATCGCACGGCGGTTCGATGGACGCGTTGCTCGATGGCGTGGTTGATCGCAAGATCGCCCTCGAACGCCGCTCGCAGCTGCTGGGCGTTCACGGCGTCGGGCCCGAGACGGCCGACGCGATCCTGCTCTACGCCGGCGGCGCGCCGCTCTTCGTCGTGGACGCCTACAAGCGCCGCGTCATGCGCCGGCATGGTTGGGGCGACTCGACGGCGAAGTACGACGAGGTCGCCGCCTTCTGGCGCAAGCGATTGCCGAACGACGTCAAAACTTACGCCGAGACGCACGCGCTGCTGGTGCGTGTCGGCATCGAGCATTGCCATGCTTCGAGAGCGAAGTGCGAGGGTTGCCCGCTGCAAGCACTGCTGCCAAACAGCGGGCCGCTCGAATAGCGAGTCACTCAAAGATCGCCGGCTCGCCTGCTAGCTACAGACCGGTAACTGGCATGGCCGCACTTCGGCCATTCGCCTACTTTCCGCCGCAAAGTGGTTCTGCGCGCTTTCAGTTCGGCGCGCTCTCAACTGGCTCACTCAGCTCAAACGATCCCCGATGAGCACGATCCGCCCCCTCGCTACGATCGCCGTGCTAGCCGTGCTCGGCGTGTTTCTGGCGCGCAAGATCAACGAAGGCCCACCCCCCGTTGCGTTCAACAGCGAGTGGAACGGCGCCGAGATCACGAGCGAAGAGCCGCCCGCCTGGGACGGAGGTGCTTCCGGCTCGACACCCGACACGACGCTCGCTGCGCGGACGGCGCCGAGTTGGGCCGATTCGGCCCCAGCCGCGGTGGAGACCAAACCAGAAGCCGCCGCGTCTGGGTTCCCCGCGATGCCCGCGATGCCTAGCGGCGATACGCCTGCGACAACGCCGCCGCAGCCGACGCTTCCGACGTCGAACAGCCAACCCACGGCTAACCACCAAGCGTTAGCCCTCCCGGCGTCGATCCCCACAGCCCAATACGGCAAGGACGCAACGACCGTCACATCGCCCACCATCAACGGCCGCGTCCCATCGATGCAGGCCGTGCAGGACAGCGCGACCAGGCCTGAGCCATCGCAAGTTGCCGAAGCTCCCGAGTCACCGTTCCCGACGACGGAGACTTTGTCGTCCGCACCGACTCCACCGGAAGCAACTCTGACAGAAGCAACCGCGTCCCCAACGACGCGACCGACAGCGACGGTTCCCCCCGCCGCGCCCGGCTTCGCCGCCGCGTGGCAGGCGGTCGAGATGGCGCTAGAGCGCGACGAGCTGACCCGCGCGCACCGGATGCTCTCGCAGTGGCGCGCCGAGCCGGGTCTCTCTGCCGAAGAGTACGCCAAGGTTGAGGACCTCTTGAGCCAGCTCGCGGGGTCGGTTGTCTACTCGAACGAGCACCGGCTTGAGCCTGCTTATGTCGTCCAGCCGGGCGAGACGCTCGCGACGATCGCCGAGGATTACGACGTCCCTTGGCAACTCTTGGCGAAGATCAACGGTTTAGAGACCGTTGACGCCGTCCAGCCGGGCCAGCAACTCAAAGTGATCCGTGGCCCCTTCAATGCCGAGGTGGACCTCGCGCGGGGTGAAGTCGTGCTGCTGCTCGACGACCGCTACGCCGGTCGCTTCCCGGTCCAGGTCGAAGGCCAGGCGCCGACCAGCGGCGAGTGGCGCGTCGGCCAGAAGCGCCTCGACGCCCCCAATCAGCCCGTGGTTGGTGAGGGCCAGAAAGTCGTCCTCGAGAACCCGACGGGCGAGCAGGTCGAGCTCAGCGCCGGCCCGACGCCGCCGCTGGGCGCTCGTGGCCGCCTGACGATCGCCTCCAACGACATGGCCGACCTCTACGACATCCTGTCGGTGGGTTCGGCGGTGACCGTAAGAAGGTGAGAGTTGCGTTGAAGGGGAGGGATTCCGCAATCGGTCAAAGGGCTTGTCGACATGGGTGTACGGCGGTTTCTATTCGGATTGCTGGCCGTCCTGGCGGCGGCGTCTGGGTGCCGGGGGTATGACGCCCTCTTTGGGGTGCTGGGAAACCATTACACTGACGAGGGTGGCAACGTCTTCGACAAGCAGCATCACTTCGAGAGCCGCGTTGAGGCGATGCAGCGTGAGGGCGTCCGTTAGTTCCCTCCCCCGATTAACATCGGGGGCTCGCCTGCCCCTAGCCCCTAGTCCCTAGCCCCTTTCCCCTCCCCGATGTACGACCGCGACGCGCTCGCCAAGCTGATCAAGAACGCCGCCCTCGAGTTCGGCGACTTCACGCTCGCCTCGGGCAAGAAGGCGTCCTACTACCTCGACTGCCGTCGCGTGACGCTCGACGCCCGGGGCGCTCGACTCATCGGCGAGGGGATGATCGACCTCATCGGCGAGATGCGTTTGAAGATGGGTCAAGGACCCAAGCTCGTGGGCGGCATGGCCATCGGCGCCGACCCGATCACCGCCGCGATCCTCACCACCGCCGGCATCAAAGGCTACTCGCTCCGCGGCGTCATGGTCCGCAAAGAACCGAAGGAGCACGGCAAAGGGAAGCAGGTCGAAGGCCCTTATAGCTCGGGCGAATCGCTCGTCATCGTCGAAGACGTCGTGACAACCGGCGCGTCGAGCCTCAAGGCCATCGAGCTGTGCGAAGCCGAGGGGCTCAAGGTCGAGCGCGTGCTGGCGATCGTCGATCGCCTCGAAGGCGGCCGCGAGGCGTTTAAGGCCGCGGGCTACGAACTGACGACGCTGTTCACGGTTGAGGACCTTGGGGTGAGGCGTTAGTTAAGAGGCGCTAGGCGCTAGTTCTCGGACGCCTGCTCAACAACTAGCGCCTAGCGCCTTCCAATTTGCGCCTCAATGGAAACGAGCCTCCACCAACAGCTTAAAGCCCACTACGCCGGCGACGACGGCGAGGTCGAGGTGCGGCGTGGGCGCTACCGCATCGACGCGGTGCGCGGCGACCTGCTGATCGAAGTCCAACACGCAGGGCTCGCCGCCATCCGCGATAAGATCCGCACGCTCTGCGAAGAACACCGAGTGCTCGTGGTCAAGCCGATCGTCGCCAGGCGGCGGATCATCAAGCTCGACCGTCCCGGCGGCGAGATCGTCAGCCAGCGATGGAGCCCCAAGCGCGGCGCGACCTACGACTTGTTCGATGACTTGGTCCACTTCACACGGACGTTCCCCCACCCGCGGCTCACGATCGAGACGCCGCTGGTAGAAGTCGTAGAGGTCCGCTGCCCCGGCCACGGCCGTAAACGGCGTTGGCGGGCCAACGATCACGTCGTCGAGGACCAGCGGCTGTCGAGCGTCGGCGCGGTCATGCGTTTCACGAAGGCGGCGGACCTCTGGCAGTTGGTCCCCGGCAAACTGCCCAAAGAGTTCGACACCGCCGAACTCGCCACGGCGATGGGCGCCCCACGCTGGCTCGCCCAACGCGCCGCCTACGCCCTGCGAGAAATGGGCGCCGTCCGCCAAATCGGCAAACGCGGCGGAGCATGGCTCTACGAGCGCGTGGGCCGCCCCCGCCGCCGCAAAGCGGCCTAGCCTTCAGGCGCGAGCCGTGGAGTCCCTGCCCCCGGCGCAGCGGGTACTAGCTCACTTCTTAGTAAAGAGTCGCAGGGCAGCTGGCGCCCGCTGACTAGCGACTCTGCTGGCGACTCTGGAGGCACTGAAAAGTCGGTACCCACCTCTGCCGTGGGCGGGACGCCATGGCTCCCAGCGGCTCGCTGCGCAAGCGTCTCGGGGTTGCCGCCCCCCGCCTTCTCCCCGTAGGTTGCTCGATTCGCCCTAGCTTCGCGAGTTTGCTCCCCCGCCCCGCATGTCCGACGTTCTGCAACACCTTCAACGCGGCCCCCTGTTCCAGCTCACGGGTGTCCGCATCGCCGGGACGGGGAGCTGCGTGCCCGACTTGGTTGTCACGAACGAAGACCTAGGGCGCCTCGGCTGCGACCCCGAGTGGATTTCGCAGCGGACCGGCATCCACGAGCGCCGCCACGCCCCGCCGGGGCTCTCGACCAGCCACCTCGCCGCCGGCGCCGCACGGCAAGCGATCGCCGCGGCGGAAATCGATCCGGCCGACATCGACCTGATCCTCCTGGCGACGTTTACACCCGATCGGTTGTTGCCACAGACCGCCACCGCGGTGCAGCAGCAGCTCGGCCTCAAGTGCCCCGCGATGGACCTTGTAGCGGCTTGTGCGGGGTTCATGTACGCCCTGATCACCGGCGCGCAGTTCGTCGCGACGGGGTCGATGCGGAACGTGTTGGTGATCGGCGCCGACACCAACACGCGCGTCCTCAATCCCGACGACAAGAAGACCTTCCCGCTCTTCGGGGACGGCGCCGGCGCGGTGATCCTGACGCGTGGTAGTTCTGAGCAGGGCCTGCTCGCCGCGACGCTCGGCGCCGATGGCGGCGGGACCGACCTGCTGACGCGGCGCGTCGGCGGCGTCGAACGGCCCTTCTCGCTCGACTGCCCGGCGGAGCCTGGTGTTGAGGGGGGCATCCCGTGGCTGATGGAGATGGACGGCCGGCCCGTTTTCAAATGGGCCGTGCGTCTGCTTGAGGACACCTTCGAACACGTCCTCACCGCCGCGGGCCGCGACAAAGAAGCGGTCAAGCTCTGGCTCTTGCATCAAGCGAACGCCCGCATCCTCGACGCGGCGACCGACTCGATGGGCGTGCCGCGCGAGCGCGTCGTCAAACACCTCGACCGCTACGGCAACACGTCGGCGGGATCGATCCCGATCGCCCTCGACGAATCGGTTCGTGCGGGCCTCGTCAAGTCAGGCGATGAGTTGATGATGTGCGGCTTCGGCGCCGGCCTCTCCTGGGGCACGGCACTTTGGAAGTGGTGATTCAGTATTTTTGAACCACGAAGGAACGAAGGAACAAAGGAGGACGACGAAGGCGTTTCATTATTTGATTTCCTTCGTTCCTTAGTTCCTTTGTGGTGAATCCTTTTTAGAACAAGTAGCACGCATGAAGAAGCTGCCGACTCGCGATAAGGTCAAGGTTGCCGACACCTGGAACCTCGACTCGCTCTTCGCCACCGACGCCGCGTGGGAGAAGGCGTTTGTCGTTTGGGAGAAGCAGATCTCCAAGTACGCCGCCTTTAAGGGGAAGCTCGCGGAGCCGGCGGAGCTCGCCAAGTGCTTCAAGTTCGACGGCAAGTTCGACCGCGATGGCGAGCGGCTCGGCTACTACGCGATGCTGAAGACCACCGAGGACCAGGCCAACAGCGATTACCAGGCGATGGTCGGCCGCTTGCAGAACGCCGCCAGCCGCGCCGCGCAGGCCGCGAGCTACATCCGCCCGGAAATCCTCTCGCTCTCCGACGCGAAGCTCAAGAAGCTTATGGCCGCCAAGGAGTTGGCGCCGTACAAGCTCAAGCTCGAGCGCATGGCGCGCTACAAGCCGCACACGCTCAGCGACGGCGAAGAGCGCCTGCTGGCGATGCAGACCGAGATGGCGGGCTCGCCGGGCCAGATCTTCCGCCAGCTCACCGACGCCGACCTCAAGTTTGGCGAAGTCGAGGACGAGCAGGGCAAGAAGGCCGAGCTCAACCAGTCGAGCTTCAGCGTCTTCCTGCATTCTCCCAGCCGCAAAGTCCGCAAGGCCGCGTTCCACCAGTTCTACGAAGAGTTCGCCGACCACGAGAACGCGCTCGCCGCGTCGCTCAAGGGATCGATCCTCACCGACGTTTACTACGCGCAAGCGCGGAACTACCCGTCGGCGCGCGAGGCGTCGCTGTTCAGCGACAACGTGCCCGTGAGCGTTTACGACAACCTCGTCAGCGCGGTGCGGTC from Botrimarina mediterranea encodes:
- a CDS encoding DUF2617 family protein, whose amino-acid sequence is MLSVRPKIAELVMQLYGRALHPELFEVFAQKRLERGKVAPPPRSIAASDGVAPAGVSGEIDPEADGYEAIVAITSAGHVVHWRHRGLTLTEVCASSHQPLPQRRRLMSHRVEGERSDRVECRGGIVYETSLALETASSEALYAYQHEFDLMNLQGGALPLGEGGDSNGLLHRFEASGRAGLSMGALSFVDIQSRDRSLRVRALHTFPDDCAIVKTESVFRLPG
- a CDS encoding endonuclease III domain-containing protein, coding for MSTIRLAYRLLHDAYGPQGWWPAATRSGVADAWEIAVGAVLVQHTSWKNVVRAIANLESAGAMSFTAIDAIEPEALAQIIRSAGPPNVKAKRLKAFARFLVESHGGSMDALLDGVVDRKIALERRSQLLGVHGVGPETADAILLYAGGAPLFVVDAYKRRVMRRHGWGDSTAKYDEVAAFWRKRLPNDVKTYAETHALLVRVGIEHCHASRAKCEGCPLQALLPNSGPLE
- a CDS encoding LysM peptidoglycan-binding domain-containing protein: MSTIRPLATIAVLAVLGVFLARKINEGPPPVAFNSEWNGAEITSEEPPAWDGGASGSTPDTTLAARTAPSWADSAPAAVETKPEAAASGFPAMPAMPSGDTPATTPPQPTLPTSNSQPTANHQALALPASIPTAQYGKDATTVTSPTINGRVPSMQAVQDSATRPEPSQVAEAPESPFPTTETLSSAPTPPEATLTEATASPTTRPTATVPPAAPGFAAAWQAVEMALERDELTRAHRMLSQWRAEPGLSAEEYAKVEDLLSQLAGSVVYSNEHRLEPAYVVQPGETLATIAEDYDVPWQLLAKINGLETVDAVQPGQQLKVIRGPFNAEVDLARGEVVLLLDDRYAGRFPVQVEGQAPTSGEWRVGQKRLDAPNQPVVGEGQKVVLENPTGEQVELSAGPTPPLGARGRLTIASNDMADLYDILSVGSAVTVRR
- the pyrE gene encoding orotate phosphoribosyltransferase translates to MYDRDALAKLIKNAALEFGDFTLASGKKASYYLDCRRVTLDARGARLIGEGMIDLIGEMRLKMGQGPKLVGGMAIGADPITAAILTTAGIKGYSLRGVMVRKEPKEHGKGKQVEGPYSSGESLVIVEDVVTTGASSLKAIELCEAEGLKVERVLAIVDRLEGGREAFKAAGYELTTLFTVEDLGVRR
- a CDS encoding beta-ketoacyl-ACP synthase III — encoded protein: MSDVLQHLQRGPLFQLTGVRIAGTGSCVPDLVVTNEDLGRLGCDPEWISQRTGIHERRHAPPGLSTSHLAAGAARQAIAAAEIDPADIDLILLATFTPDRLLPQTATAVQQQLGLKCPAMDLVAACAGFMYALITGAQFVATGSMRNVLVIGADTNTRVLNPDDKKTFPLFGDGAGAVILTRGSSEQGLLAATLGADGGGTDLLTRRVGGVERPFSLDCPAEPGVEGGIPWLMEMDGRPVFKWAVRLLEDTFEHVLTAAGRDKEAVKLWLLHQANARILDAATDSMGVPRERVVKHLDRYGNTSAGSIPIALDESVRAGLVKSGDELMMCGFGAGLSWGTALWKW